The genomic stretch GCAAACTCTCGCTGCGCTTTTACCAGATCTAGGCTTTCAAGTACCACCATGGGAAGGATTCGCCTACTTTACGGGTAGAAACACCAGCGTGGAGTATGATGGCCTGTTTCGAATTGGTTCCGGAACAAATGACTGGACAGATTCTGGACTGCTGAAAACTTGGAACGGTTTAACGCGGGTTCCATTCTTCCGTGATTCGTGTGGAACGGTTCACGGTTCTACTGGTCAGGTAAATCCACCGTTGACCAGTGAACAGATCAGCAATCCAGAAGACTTTACTTTATTCATCACCGATGTTTGTAGTGCTTTCAATCTGAAGTTTAGTGAAGATATTGAATACGGTGGAGTAGATGGAAGAGTTTGGATTGGTGACAACCGTATTTTCGACAATGGGCATAATTTTCCTGAAACGAAATGTCAATGTACCGCACCAACAGAGCAATGTCCCACTTTAAAGAGCGGCGTACTTGATATATCTGATTGCAAATCAGGTGCTCCATTATTGGCAAGTTTTCCGCATTTTTATCTGGCCGATTCTAGTTATCAGGATGCTTTGGATGGGTTGGATGCTACTCGCGAAAAGCATGAATTCCAATACATAATGCATCCATTCTCCGGAATACCACTTGAGGTTAACGGTAGATTACAATATAATATACACATTAAAGATTATGGGTTAAAGTAAGTTGGCTACATATAATAACTAACCTGTACAGAGCTACATACGTGCATTATATTGTTTCAGTGTCACCGACGGTTTACCGGATATTCTGTTGCCAGTGTTTTGGGTTAATCAAAGAGTAGTGCTCACACAAGACAAAATTGACGATTTAAAAGTAAGcgttgtttttaaatatctaTCAATTGTAATATTTTGTACGTGATGTTCTGTTTTACAGGTAATCGACACTGTTCGTTCAGTAGGAATCTATACGGGTTTTGCGCTGCTGGGTGTTGGCATTGTAGCCTTGGGAATAGCTCTGTATTATTCTATTTTTGTATGGAAGAAATAATCAGCGCAAACTATTATTTGGCAAATAAAGCCAAACAGAGCCTTTATTGGAAACTGATTTTGTTAAAAAGTACGCGATTTCCTGTTAAAATAGTTATTGTTTGCAGAGTGCACCGAACAGTTTAGACTGAGTTGGAAACGCTTTAAAACTTTTGTTGGTAATAAAAATGCACATTTGATTTTGGAGTGCAGCAAAATTTCACGGCTTGttgtttttcctttttcaaattattcaatCCCACGCGTCCCTGTAAACCTATGCTATTCTGTTCTGATGGAACTTTTTTCGCCATTATGTATAGAAACGGTGTTTCCCGTCCAGCTATGAACTTCTTCGATTGAGTTAAGCTTTTCTGATAAACGAACACGAACACGAAAACCAAATTTTCCAGGTTTACAAGTGCCGACAGCGTTTACTAATAATGGCTGTAAAGCATATTCTAAACATCGGAGAGTTTAATTATTTACTTTAAGTACTTCGAGAATTATCCATATGAATGACTATCGTTAATACATATCCACTAGTTGTCCAGGGTCTTTCATTTTCTGTCACCGAGGGTATAAACAGTTTTAagaaaagtttaaatttcattaaTTCTTTTTGCTTTATTTGTGCCATATCTCTGGAATTTATTATGAAAACTTCTACGACTAGCGCTTTGTTATAAAAAAGAGTGACATGGTTTACAGTTGGATTGGTAAAATTATTAGGGTGGCTGTATTGGATTCGCCACCTTGCATTATGTcagaaaaatattactttcttatatatatttatatcacttagaacatttaactcttttcttgagaaccgttcgcccaatcgttttgttgtcaaagaatgaattgtatatttttgatcaagcattccaatgaacgtatggtttttgctggagaaccatggacaaattaagaataacgagtattttcctaaataattataacttttcgagcttaaattaaaaataactcgaaaaccaatgcctttagaatgttcactatcaagagctttttgatttaaaatgactctctgcatcttttgaaatcatcagaatacaaatattttgaaaaatgtttgaattagaattttcataaaaaaattcatctaccataaaaaaaatattttttatttctccttcctggatttttttttaaaagttgcgtattaacgtcaagtttctttgaagaaaaaaataaaaaaaaattcaactctttttttttaatttaaatttaatgtttatttttaattttttttggtcaaaaaaatttttttttgtacagtggatatttttttatgatgcattttcgattcgctataacttattctcagacagtttttctatacaaccaacggtttctgggctacaatgcttcgaataaaacctatgccaaaaagcatacgcccttttagaatgtaactcatgggtgtaaaaaatctctccacctgcgaaaaatgctcagtttgctaagccaaatacgtgtgcaaagtttcattcaaatcaaaaatagtcgattaaattttcgcgtatttccaggcgatttgaaatgattttgctcttatGCTACAATGTTGCAGTCACAACGTgaacacaaacttcgcagccatTTGCTAGTGTAGAACACATAAATTACGGGGCTAGTTCTATGATACTACTCTAACTCTAACTGACACAGTGAGCAGAGTGCAGAGCGGTCGGAAAAGACAATTTGGCAAACTTAATTTAATTGTGCTTGAATTTATGATGTCAGCCAAAAGAAGTTTCCAGAAAAATTGTtcacaataataataagaaaaCTTTTTGATTATGGCCTACTTTTGATTATGGCCTACTTACATGGcttggggcaccaaaattcacagtcgtaataaatttcataacaatttgatatgtggttcaaaagttataaaaaggaATGAAACCCAAAGACTGTTTAATACTAGCTGTTTGAAATTGAGAGTCATTTATATAATTTCACTATTtctttagtacaaatattacaACAAATTTCATATcttatatttaaattattacttcAACTACAATATTAATATTCAAGAACCTTAAGAGTGGATATAGCTTTATTGGATCGTACTCGGCAATTTAAGGATgctttccagagaccggaagtcgcaaatccggatttcaaaatgaagtatggagttttTTTTCGGGATCTGAGTATCAAtactgaaaaactcatattgggtaatatttgtcccttttagactgttgtctagaaaccggaagccagCTGCTTTGAAGAATTTCATGATCACATATACCTAAGATAATTCAAAGAAATTTGTAAGGAACGAAATTCAATTACGCACTATTTGAAAGTTACTGATTAAGGCGGAAAACAATTCAAATATTCATACGCAGTTTATTGTTACAGTGTCGTTTCGATTGGGGACCATCCaataatgatgtcacgcatttAGGAAGGGGGGTCGGTTttgattattgtgacattttgttaCATGTGGGGAAGGGGGTTTACCATCACATGTCAACTCAAAAAAATGGCACATGGTGTGGTACAGCTGAGtacaactcagaactatttatgataCTTGCATTATTAATTATAGATAAaataaatggatttttttttacgttaaaagaataatgtttcttagatctgttttaccgtgcatgtttgtttatgaatgATAGCACAAGATTCTCTCAATCCTGCGAAAATATTGACATAACGTGAATActtggctattgtaacatgtAGGGAAGATTTGAATTgcaaattgattgaagaagaggaactaaatatagatggtctttcaaaaatcagcaatgatgctgcagttattGACTCGGCTATCTATATCGTCGATATATGCCTCCATCAACAGAATCGTTGGATGGTCTCTTATGTTTGAAGCATATTTATTCAAATGTTATTTGTATGTGTTTTTGTATGTTCGTCTGTGTATGCAAGTTAAGTTTTGAATGTTCgatatagttgtgctgttggctatcaTTAATTTATTAACaagattgaaaaataaattcaacggATAATTTTATCaaggtgtaattttttttaattagagtGTTCGTGTGAATCTTATTTagcaaataaaaagtttgaat from Wyeomyia smithii strain HCP4-BCI-WySm-NY-G18 chromosome 3, ASM2978416v1, whole genome shotgun sequence encodes the following:
- the LOC129732689 gene encoding protein croquemort-like, coding for MGCCCNCSNFAKKVWSFSGVLVIFGLAAFFGFGLPAIVETVARKEFIMEPGTQVYENWLSSEVPKYLDIYFWDWVNPDDITNRNIRPKFEEKGPYVFLEDHERHDIEFNTDHTISFRQKRTWTYIPEQSRGDFYKDTITTPQTILMTLGRALETADATIVKTIDTIILKNDLLDAGITYKDVLVRDILFDGVHDELLIALQTLAALLPDLGFQVPPWEGFAYFTGRNTSVEYDGLFRIGSGTNDWTDSGLLKTWNGLTRVPFFRDSCGTVHGSTGQVNPPLTSEQISNPEDFTLFITDVCSAFNLKFSEDIEYGGVDGRVWIGDNRIFDNGHNFPETKCQCTAPTEQCPTLKSGVLDISDCKSGAPLLASFPHFYLADSSYQDALDGLDATREKHEFQYIMHPFSGIPLEVNGRLQYNIHIKDYGLNVTDGLPDILLPVFWVNQRVVLTQDKIDDLKVIDTVRSVGIYTGFALLGVGIVALGIALYYSIFVWKK